A stretch of DNA from Doryrhamphus excisus isolate RoL2022-K1 chromosome 6, RoL_Dexc_1.0, whole genome shotgun sequence:
TGTCTAGCCAGTTTCCGTGTTGGTTCACAGTCACATGAGACAAGAATATGAGAATGACAGAAGGCCACCGGGTGctctctaaataaataaatccttcTAATCCTTGTAGCATCATTTGTTTTATAACAGTACCAGTTTATTACCTGCGAATATCCCCTGATCGTGGCACACAAATGCCATTCTGCCAACAACTTGGCTGCAGTGATGTGTGGCGTCCATTTACCTTCGTTTGACCTCCAGAATTTCCTCTTCATCCTTGAACCATTTAATGGTGGAGTCGGACAGGATGTTAAAAAACTGGCACCAAAGCTTCAGGTGTCCAGAGGCATCTGGGAAAGGTTCCCCTCTGATCTTACGGATGACCTGTGGAGCTGTTGGCACATGACCAAGCAGGTGCGGAGCAAGCATTAGTATGTATGTAGATATACATGGAGGCAAAAACCAGCTCTAatgtttccattcattcattttctactgcttatcctcacgagggtcgtgggcgtgctggagcctatcccagctatcaatcacagggcacatatcgacaaacaaccatttacattcacattcatacctatggacaatttggagtcaccaattaaactagcatgtttttggaatgtgggaggaaaccggaaaaaacccacgcatgcacagggagaacatgcaaactccacacagagatgtccgagagtggaatcaaactcgggtctcctagctgtgtggcctgtatgctaaccactcaacactCTGCAGcctaataatattcatatacaGCAGTAGACCAAGACAGTGATGGGAAATTACAGCTTATCCACTTTAATTAAACCCTCTCAATCACAGTGCCCTTTTAAAAGAACactgttctgtgtgaaaagcactgACACAGAACGGGGAGAGACAACCTCCAATATTCTCGTTTGGGAGGTAGTATCAGAGCTAGAACAGATGCGAAAGGGCCAACTGTGTGAAAGGGTATTTGAAACACCCAACACACACCTCTCTGACCGTGTTGTGGTGAAACCAATTGGTTTTGACTTTGACATGAATCTCATTATTCTGTGTCTCTCTGTAAAAGTGCTCAAAATTATGGCAAGGTTCCATTTTACtggtttctgtgtgaaaggctaAGGTGAATAAATGTCAGATTGCACATGATATTATCTTGTTCTCACAGGCTACATCTGAACTTTACCTTTCAGAGGGTCGTACTTCTTTTCAGCAACTTTCTCCTCCTTTATTGTCTTCGCCGGCTCCTCTTTGGCTGGCTCCTCCACAACTTTGGGTACCTCCAGTGTGGCCTTCCTGCGACTCAGTGGAGAGCGCCTCTCCATCGGTGGGGTATTTTGTCCAACAGGAGCTTGGAGCAATGCTGCTCTGCGTGCCTGGCTCGGGGACATATAAGGGGTGTCCTTCTTGTTTTGAGCTTCCAGTGACCCAGAAACTCCATCGGTATCCTCTTTAGCCTTGGGCATGAAGATCTTACGGCGGGCTCCCGAGGCCAACTCCTCAGGCGTGGCGGAGCGTATGAGTGACAGACTGTCCCTTCGTTTCAACCTCGGGCTGCTCTCGCAGGACAGTGATGAGGTTGGTGTTGATGACGTTGGCGTCGATGCACCACTTAGATCCTCGTCCGTCCTGTCATTCTGGTGGTCGTCCACTGTGATGACAGGGACTGCCATTCCAGCATCGATGTCCAGCTCCTGAGCAGCCTTGGTCATAAATTTGCGAATACTACCGGGGCTCAGTGATGGGTGAGTTGGGGGTTTGTGTGCGAGTCTTTCAGTGGAGGTCCTGCTTCTGAGGAGGTCCTCAACAGTCACAGAATTTTCTATCTTTGCCTCTTTTAAGGGTTTTGCTTTGAGTATTTCAGGGTAAATGTTGTCTTCTGTAGTTTTATGCACAGACAGTACTTTGTCATTCACCCGTTGTACCACACTTGGGATTGTGAAAGTGCTCTCAGTGAAGCTCCCCTTGACTTCTTGAGGTTTTTCAGACTTGGCTGTCATGTTACTACCAGCACCATGTAGCGTAACAGTGGGTGTAACTCTTGTGAGCACTGAGGTTTCAGTTTCTGTCCACGCACTCTGAGTGGGCTTCCTTAGTTCACTCTCATTCTCGTGACAAGTGACAGAAATTGGCGGCACCACAAACAATGGCGCAGTAGGCTTTCCACAGGGCGGTAGGGAATCCGAAACACAGGTGTTTACCAATTTATGATCCTCCTTATCATCACtgcatgaaacatttatttggggAATGGATGTGTAGTCCACCTGAGGGAGCTGCTCACTTGCTTTCATGCTTGCCTGCCCTTGCTCAGATATTTTTGTCTTGTTATCCAATTGCTCCAGTTCTTTCGTTTTATCTGTGGGTGAAAGGTTATCATCACCATGCAGAGCTTTCTGCTTTGGCAACACACCGGATGAATCAACAACATCGTGGACTATTGCCTccggttttgtgtgtttttctaaaATACGTGGCTCTGATTCTATCCTCTTGAGCGCTAATATAGTCAGCGGAAGAGTGGACTGCTTGACATCAGGCTCTATTATTTCAACCTTTGGGATAGCAAAGTGCTCATTTGGGCTTAAATCTGACACAGGTTCTTTGAAATCTGTTGTGTTTTCAATACACAAAGATGCAAGTGGAACTTTTTCTGGGGGACTTTGTCGTTTCTCATGACTGTCTTGATGCAGCATATTTTGCTCCACAACACTAAGTTCATCTTGCTTGTTTTGTGCAACCGTAAAGATCTTCGAGTCTTCCTCCATGTTGTTTGCATCAGTTGGCTGTTTCGTTCCTGTAGCCTCAACCTTTACTTCAATCATTTCTCCTAAAATCTCTTGTTTTTTCAAACTGTTAAATGATTGATCTTCTACATCTTTGAGTATAGCATCATTTATTTCATCCTTCATTTCACCTTCCGTCTCGCTCTTTCTAAAACCTGACTCTGAACTCTGTCGTACTCTGTGTTTTAACTCCTCTTCTGCCAAAGGTGGTGTGTATTCAGGCCGCATTTTTAGGTCAGCCACCTTTGAGGCGTCAGAGGGTGAAAACCCTACATTAATTTCCTGTGTCGTTGTAGCATGCTCTCTCTGTGAATGGCTTGCCTCCATATTAGAATGAGGGGCAACGGTCTGCTGATtgggtgttttattttccatTGTCTCGATTGTCTCTTTCTGCAAATGCAGCGTTAATTCAGTTTCATTTAGTCTGTTTATATCTGAACCAGGCAGGTCATTTGATTTGACTTGAGTTTTCTCTTCCACGTCTAACTGCTTAATAGGGTCCTTCATCTCTTTGTCAGGTTCACCTTCTTTGTCCATCTTATCAACATTTGTCTCTCTCCCTTGCAAAGACTCAGCGGGCATCACACAGGTAAGGCTGCTACTCTCCATAGCTGAGATAACACTGGGAGAGGCAGCCTGGCTGGCTTCTAAAATGCTGGACAGTGGAGGGAAACTTGCATCATGAATGGTTTGGCTCTGTGGCGACACAGACTTATGTTGGCCTTCTCTTTCGCTGGGGTGATGAGGTTGTGGTGAAGCTGGATCTTGTTGGCGTGAGAGAACCGAATCCACCCTTGAGACCACTTTAGTGTCTTGCTCTGCAGTCTATTTGAAACCaaacaaataaagcattttagtgtatgtttttttctgagcAGCAGCAGAACATGGGGTCAGAACGTCTGCCTTACATTCAGGTGGtgctgggtttgaatctcagtTGGGacctctttgtgtggagttttcatatTCTCCCTGGGCTTGTGTGGGCCTACTCCAGATACTCTGCTTTCCTCCTacagtccaaaaacatcatACAGGTAATGcaattgtattataataacCATGTTACTTAGTAGAAAGTATTGTAGTAGTTACTTAGTCGTATTAGTATGATGGTATGTAAACTGGTCGAAGCCTAAATGCCTAAATGCTGCAGTGCAGTCAGTGTGCCCTCAGTCAGTGTCATGCTTTGTAATGTTGACCTATCAGTGACATTTGCCACTGAAACTAATAGACAGAGACATGTACAGTACTATTGTGAAGCAACAGATAAAAACACTTATTTGCATTGCAATTTTGCACCTCAGACCTAAAATGAAGAGCACTAAACTAATAGTTAATCAATGATTAGTTGGcagataaaatgtattaaaaacattgcaaaaaaaacagatcGATATATTCTTGCGTTTCATGAGCGTCCCTATCTTGTGTCACGTGAAAGGTGGCTCTGTTTACACAGGCATGGGACTAAGGTAATGTTAtggtattttaataaattaaatctgAATTCAGTTAATTTATGGCAGCATGAATAAATTAGATTCATCAACTTTGTCTAGACCTTTGTGGATGCAGTGGAAGATAGATGCCACAGTCAAGCTGAAAAAAGCATGGAGGTTTATGAGAAAGAATAACTGTTGCCAGATTTGCTTGTGTCAGCTATAAAGTTATTTTAAATCACGACCAGGGGAATTCCTGCACGTTTtgggcaggtgtgtgttgcttacACAAAGAATGTGTCCCAGGAAAAAGTATGTTTtatcatattaaaaaaagttacattaaCTAGAATGCACATACTGTggaaatatttccaaatacataaaatgtaaatgtgcacAAAAAGTATACTTTGTTGGTATAACTTGAGTGGGGACTTCTACTATCTACTGTATGTTACAGTTGGGGTTTTCTGTGCTGTTCAATACAATTTACACTGAATGCTACAGAAGCTGCATGTAGCCTTGTGACGTGTTTGGCAAGTAGTTactactgaaaaaaaagaagttagTGTTTCCGAATGAAGGGAACTGGTGTCATGTTCAGTCTAAAAATGAAGCTCGGCTGTGTGTAAACAGAGTGTGATTGTGTCATAATCGTGTgagaaaacaaagacaaaggaGTAGACTTCCTCAAGCTGCTCACCGGCAATGCTCATTATAGCATCACACACAATAAATATATAGCTTTAGTTTATGATGCTAACAATACTGTAATATACTGCAATTTTAATCTGTTCACTTCAGTTCCTCATTTTAATCAAAGTTAATTCATTAGTTATCACTAAATGCCGTTTACAGGTAGTCAATCTGTATATTAGCTATcatgaaacatattgaaatgcaTTGAAAATCACAGCCAAATGAGTTGTGTGTTAGCTGATAGTATATAGTAATAAATCAGTACTCATCGTCTATGCCAGGGAtaggcaaactgcggcccggggggcACATGCAGctcaccaagcatttgaatccggcccgccagttgtacaaacttttaacatacaaactggcaacatgacttgccaGGATgccttatttagtaaaaaaattacataatttgatgtggtctgatgtttaaagtgcttctgaaaaaagggacatgagacaGCTGAtcgtataacacttttacagataaaattagacaaataattcaaggaaaattataagcattaTAATGCGgcccgctttttctcatgttttaactgtgtattaacgaatgaatgttgtattttggtgtgtcttctactctatttatatgcttttattcaactccattcttctgtaaagtgtctttgagtattttgaaaagcgctatacaaaaaaaaatattattattattattattattattaaatagtgtgtgtgtgttaaatatatgttctggccccccgaacAATTTTGTacactcaatgcggcccacgagtcaaaatatttgcccacccctggtctatgcaAACCAATGATCCTGGCTATCCATTGACAAGAGGAGCATTGCCTTCCTCTTGTCTACACAAGGGTGTATTTTTAGGCTTTGGAGATGGTAAAGGGAGGGCAGGCAGTGAGGAATTTGCAAAATGTGACAAGACCCTCCTTCTCATGCTGAGACCTGCCACAAAAGTCACTCGACTAGCCCTCAGACAGAGCCTACAAAGCCTCTACGTAACGTGAGAGCTGTCGTTGGCATTCAGGTTGGAGCTTGTCCTCTGACGCACTGCTGTCTCACTCACCACAGTTAACATCTACGAGATCTAGCTTAGAGTGCGCTGTGACGATGCACAAcatcccccacccccacatATTAGTGCTCTACTTGTATGGTTCCTCATTTCTCACACATGGTGATGCCGGTTCATTAAAAAGAGCTTTGCATTGGCTGGAGATACTAATTACATCACTTTGGAGTTATTGCTGCCACACCTCAACCAATCTACCTGCGCTTCCCACCACTTTTTTATGAGCTGCGACCCGAAATCCAAACCATGTCATAGTGGACATAGTTTAGGATTCAGCCCTGACGTGGCTTGACTGTGCTCACTATCTTGTCACGCAAATGTAATCTAAATataagtctcaagtcaagtggCAGGCAGCTGCTTTTCAGGATTGCTGTACATACCTCAGTGAGAACATGAAGGTCGGTCGATGGTGTGTCTTCACCTAGACCTCTGATCTCTTCCGCTGTTGATACCGGTTCATCAGCCACTTTTGTACTCCATTTTGTTGGCTCTTTTGTGCTCTTTTGTAATTGTACAACATCATTTTCACGTGCAGTGAGGTTCTTCGACTGTTGGTCTCCAGCCACACATTCTGAAGGTTGCTTTGGATCAGATTCCATTGGTACAACTTGGTCCATAGGAGGTTTATCTACCTCTGGCTGATGCTTTGTGTGCAGCCGATGTAATGGTGGTGTTTGTGACTGCAGAGTTTTAGGCTGGATTGAGCTCGGTGGTTGGTGATGTTCTTTCTCTTTGTTTTCAATGTGTTCATAAGAGTCCCTTTTGCTCTTCCCAAAGAAGAAGTCTTTGACCGAGTGTAACATGGACGAGAATGACGTTTGAATGTTATGGTGGTCGTGATCCTTGTGAGCTTTTCTGTGATGTTTGACCTCTGAGAGGTGTTTTGGTTGCTCTGCTGTATGCGAGCCCTCCTGCAGCCTTTCCTCCTTCTCTTTCTCCCTTTCTATAATAGAATGGTTTCCTTTCGTCTCATTTGTGGTTTCATGCTCTTCTCTTTCTTTCTGTAATGTGTCAAGTTCTCCTTCTTTGTCTTTCCTAGCATTTGTGATACATAAGTCCAACTCGTGTAGTTCCTCTACTTGGGGGGTATTCTGGCTGTCTTCAGATGCCTGCGATTGAAGAGTCTCTGACAGAAATTGTGCCAAACTGATTCCTCCGTCATAGCAGTTTTCACCTCCGTTCCCCATCACGTGGcctctgctgttgctgctgtttgtgGTGGTGTTAATGCCAGCATCGACACCATTGGTGAGCTTTGGTTTCTTTTTGGCCAGGAGTTCCTCGAGGGCCGGTATGTCCTTCTCTAAACTATTGTCCAAAGGTGCAGCAGTGGCTGTTCCTTTGACGTCAGAAGAGCTAACTCCATTGGCCTCTGTGGGAGCCTCCAGCTGCTCCACAGCTTTAGGCCCCTTAGCAGCTTGGACCGGCTCCGGTGGCGGGATCAAGCGCTTCCTCGGAGGGGCCTCTGGATTAACTAGCGGCTTCTCTCTTTGAATATTTTCCTGGTCCTCCTTCTTGGGGTGCTCTTCCAAgtcttttctcttcttttccGCTTTCTGCTTCAGCTTGGCAAAGAACCTCTGGTGAATTTTGAACTCGCTCATGGTGCCGACCTCCAAAACCCCAGAACAGGACACAATTCC
This window harbors:
- the alpk3a gene encoding titin homolog isoform X1, with the protein product MTSRRPMTRSFSANGRTSSFSEEDSSSSNGRLETRNNYLSNVRPENSYSRYSHYRPTRSTLCTVMAQLTEDIQPSFETTLKSKAVSENCNAKFTCVVSGYPPPELKWYKDDMEMDRYCGLPKYEIRKNGKTHTLHIYNCTLDDAAIYQVSASNSKGIVSCSGVLEVGTMSEFKIHQRFFAKLKQKAEKKRKDLEEHPKKEDQENIQREKPLVNPEAPPRKRLIPPPEPVQAAKGPKAVEQLEAPTEANGVSSSDVKGTATAAPLDNSLEKDIPALEELLAKKKPKLTNGVDAGINTTTNSSNSRGHVMGNGGENCYDGGISLAQFLSETLQSQASEDSQNTPQVEELHELDLCITNARKDKEGELDTLQKEREEHETTNETKGNHSIIEREKEKEERLQEGSHTAEQPKHLSEVKHHRKAHKDHDHHNIQTSFSSMLHSVKDFFFGKSKRDSYEHIENKEKEHHQPPSSIQPKTLQSQTPPLHRLHTKHQPEVDKPPMDQVVPMESDPKQPSECVAGDQQSKNLTARENDVVQLQKSTKEPTKWSTKVADEPVSTAEEIRGLGEDTPSTDLHVLTEEESRVSGVGPHKPRENMKTPHKEVPTEIQTQHHLNTAEQDTKVVSRVDSVLSRQQDPASPQPHHPSEREGQHKSVSPQSQTIHDASFPPLSSILEASQAASPSVISAMESSSLTCVMPAESLQGRETNVDKMDKEGEPDKEMKDPIKQLDVEEKTQVKSNDLPGSDINRLNETELTLHLQKETIETMENKTPNQQTVAPHSNMEASHSQREHATTTQEINVGFSPSDASKVADLKMRPEYTPPLAEEELKHRVRQSSESGFRKSETEGEMKDEINDAILKDVEDQSFNSLKKQEILGEMIEVKVEATGTKQPTDANNMEEDSKIFTVAQNKQDELSVVEQNMLHQDSHEKRQSPPEKVPLASLCIENTTDFKEPVSDLSPNEHFAIPKVEIIEPDVKQSTLPLTILALKRIESEPRILEKHTKPEAIVHDVVDSSGVLPKQKALHGDDNLSPTDKTKELEQLDNKTKISEQGQASMKASEQLPQVDYTSIPQINVSCSDDKEDHKLVNTCVSDSLPPCGKPTAPLFVVPPISVTCHENESELRKPTQSAWTETETSVLTRVTPTVTLHGAGSNMTAKSEKPQEVKGSFTESTFTIPSVVQRVNDKVLSVHKTTEDNIYPEILKAKPLKEAKIENSVTVEDLLRSRTSTERLAHKPPTHPSLSPGSIRKFMTKAAQELDIDAGMAVPVITVDDHQNDRTDEDLSGASTPTSSTPTSSLSCESSPRLKRRDSLSLIRSATPEELASGARRKIFMPKAKEDTDGVSGSLEAQNKKDTPYMSPSQARRAALLQAPVGQNTPPMERRSPLSRRKATLEVPKVVEEPAKEEPAKTIKEEKVAEKKYDPLKAPQVIRKIRGEPFPDASGHLKLWCQFFNILSDSTIKWFKDEEEILEVKRSAGDESQVALAVVLASSHDCGVYGCTINNEYGTDTTDFLLSVDILSDILLREDFEVGEEIEMTPLMFSKGLANSGCWGDKYFGRIMTEMANIGEGCGHKTSRVKVIYGLNPVFESGSTCIIKVQNPIAYGTKQESNLTDRNMELTKQECKIQNTIREYCKIFAAEARVIENFGFSLEVIPQYLMYRPANSVPYATAEADLNGVFLKYCLTDPKGKLIAQSVSEMEQKCCTFQHWIHQWTHGNLLVTRMEGVETKITNVRVVTKTKGYQGLTDSSSPDVFENFLTVHQCNYYCGLLGLRPLKTLDLQQPAKTKSSRSPLLNRKLTPGSGSPQLQRKGHSPQMVRKANSSPKVTRKTEESDSNGKVKVAETTDVLEMR
- the alpk3a gene encoding titin homolog isoform X2 yields the protein MTSRRPMTRSFSANGRTSSFSEEDSSSSNGRLETRNNYLSNVRPENRSTLCTVMAQLTEDIQPSFETTLKSKAVSENCNAKFTCVVSGYPPPELKWYKDDMEMDRYCGLPKYEIRKNGKTHTLHIYNCTLDDAAIYQVSASNSKGIVSCSGVLEVGTMSEFKIHQRFFAKLKQKAEKKRKDLEEHPKKEDQENIQREKPLVNPEAPPRKRLIPPPEPVQAAKGPKAVEQLEAPTEANGVSSSDVKGTATAAPLDNSLEKDIPALEELLAKKKPKLTNGVDAGINTTTNSSNSRGHVMGNGGENCYDGGISLAQFLSETLQSQASEDSQNTPQVEELHELDLCITNARKDKEGELDTLQKEREEHETTNETKGNHSIIEREKEKEERLQEGSHTAEQPKHLSEVKHHRKAHKDHDHHNIQTSFSSMLHSVKDFFFGKSKRDSYEHIENKEKEHHQPPSSIQPKTLQSQTPPLHRLHTKHQPEVDKPPMDQVVPMESDPKQPSECVAGDQQSKNLTARENDVVQLQKSTKEPTKWSTKVADEPVSTAEEIRGLGEDTPSTDLHVLTEEESRVSGVGPHKPRENMKTPHKEVPTEIQTQHHLNTAEQDTKVVSRVDSVLSRQQDPASPQPHHPSEREGQHKSVSPQSQTIHDASFPPLSSILEASQAASPSVISAMESSSLTCVMPAESLQGRETNVDKMDKEGEPDKEMKDPIKQLDVEEKTQVKSNDLPGSDINRLNETELTLHLQKETIETMENKTPNQQTVAPHSNMEASHSQREHATTTQEINVGFSPSDASKVADLKMRPEYTPPLAEEELKHRVRQSSESGFRKSETEGEMKDEINDAILKDVEDQSFNSLKKQEILGEMIEVKVEATGTKQPTDANNMEEDSKIFTVAQNKQDELSVVEQNMLHQDSHEKRQSPPEKVPLASLCIENTTDFKEPVSDLSPNEHFAIPKVEIIEPDVKQSTLPLTILALKRIESEPRILEKHTKPEAIVHDVVDSSGVLPKQKALHGDDNLSPTDKTKELEQLDNKTKISEQGQASMKASEQLPQVDYTSIPQINVSCSDDKEDHKLVNTCVSDSLPPCGKPTAPLFVVPPISVTCHENESELRKPTQSAWTETETSVLTRVTPTVTLHGAGSNMTAKSEKPQEVKGSFTESTFTIPSVVQRVNDKVLSVHKTTEDNIYPEILKAKPLKEAKIENSVTVEDLLRSRTSTERLAHKPPTHPSLSPGSIRKFMTKAAQELDIDAGMAVPVITVDDHQNDRTDEDLSGASTPTSSTPTSSLSCESSPRLKRRDSLSLIRSATPEELASGARRKIFMPKAKEDTDGVSGSLEAQNKKDTPYMSPSQARRAALLQAPVGQNTPPMERRSPLSRRKATLEVPKVVEEPAKEEPAKTIKEEKVAEKKYDPLKAPQVIRKIRGEPFPDASGHLKLWCQFFNILSDSTIKWFKDEEEILEVKRSAGDESQVALAVVLASSHDCGVYGCTINNEYGTDTTDFLLSVDILSDILLREDFEVGEEIEMTPLMFSKGLANSGCWGDKYFGRIMTEMANIGEGCGHKTSRVKVIYGLNPVFESGSTCIIKVQNPIAYGTKQESNLTDRNMELTKQECKIQNTIREYCKIFAAEARVIENFGFSLEVIPQYLMYRPANSVPYATAEADLNGVFLKYCLTDPKGKLIAQSVSEMEQKCCTFQHWIHQWTHGNLLVTRMEGVETKITNVRVVTKTKGYQGLTDSSSPDVFENFLTVHQCNYYCGLLGLRPLKTLDLQQPAKTKSSRSPLLNRKLTPGSGSPQLQRKGHSPQMVRKANSSPKVTRKTEESDSNGKVKVAETTDVLEMR